TTCAATCCGTCTTACTCCGGAACCGATGCCGGACTCACTGACGATCTTGAACTGGCCTATCTCGGCCGTATTAGCAACGTGACAGCCTCCGCAAAGTTCCAAGCTGTAATCGCCCACACGAACAACACGGACTACTTTCCCGTATTTCTCGCCGAATAAAGCCATGGCTCCCATTGCTTTAGCTTCATCAATCGGCATGAGTTTGATAATAACCGGAATATTTTGCCAAATCTGCTCATTGACCTTCCGTTCCACTTCCTGCAGTTCTTCCTCCGTGATGGAACCAAAATGGGAAAAGTCAAAACGCAACCGCTGCTGAGCAACCAGAGATCCAGCCTGATTCACGTGTTCGCCTAGTACTTCATTTAATGCTTTGTGCAGCAGATGAGTGGCCGTATGATTTTTTACAATGTCGCCGCGGAGGGAAGGGTCTACAGAAGCTTCTGTTTCTGCCCCCACCCGGGCAGTCCCTTTTTCCACCAGAACGGTATGAACATGCTGACCATGGGGGGCCTTGCCCACTTCTTCCACCCGAAGCAGGGTTTCCCCGTATCGAATCGTTCCTTTATCACTGACTTGTCCGCCGCTTTCCGCATAAAACGGAGTCCGGTCTAAAACGACCTGGCAAATCTCACCCTCATTTACTATATCGACCATTGTGTTGTTATGCATGAGAGCAATTATTTTAGCAGGAACTACCAAATCATTATATCCAACAAATTCGCTTTTATCCGTAAAATCAGCCAGCGGGCCGCCCTGTACATTCATGCTGTCCGTATCCTGTCTGGCTGCCCTTGCCCGTTCTCTTTGTTCCTGCATAGAAGCCTCAAAGCCTTCCTTGTCCACCGTCATTCCCTGTTCCGCGGCAAAGTCTTCCGTAAGGTCAATCGGAAAGCCGTAAGTATCGTACAGTTTAAAGGCATCCTGTCCCCCGATTTGAGTCATGCCTTTTTTGCGGGCTTCTGCAACCAGATGGCTAAGAATCTCAAGACCGTCCGAAAGCGTTTCGTGGAAACGTTCTTCTTCTGTCCGGATGATTTTCTCAATGAACTCTTGCTTCTCTACAATCTCGGTGTAATACATGCCCATTACATCACATAGGGCAGGCACAAGCTGATACATGAACGGTTTATCCATTCCCAATACTTTTCCGTAACGGACAGCACGGCGGAGAAGTCTGCGAATTACATACCCCCTGCCTTCGTTGGAAGGAAGAACTCCGTCCCCCACCGAGAAAGCAACAGTACGGATATGGTCCGCGATCACCTTGAGCGCAATATCTGTTTCTTCTTTCTCTTTGTAAGACACTTTAGCCAATCCACAAGTCTTTTGAATCATAGGCTGAAACAAATCCGTATCAAAGTTCGAGTCTACATTTTGCAGGATGGCAGCAAACCGTTCCAGTCCTGCACCTGTATCAATATTCTTGCTGGGAAGCGGAGTATAGCTGCCGTCTTTGTTGTGATTAAACTGTGAGAAAACCAGGTTCCATACTTCCAGGAACCGTTCATTCTCTCCACCCGGCCAGCACTCCGGATCACTCAGATCCCCGTATGCCTCACCGCGGTCATAAAAAATCTCCGTACACGGACCGCAAGGACCTTCCCGATACCCCAGAAGTTATCATCACCAAGCTTATAAATGCGTTCTTCAGGGAGGCCAATCTTGTTATGCCATAAATCAAAGGCTTCTTGGTCTTCTTTATAAACCGTTACGGAAATCCGCTCCGGTTCAAACCCGATCCATTTCGGGTCCGTCAGGAATTCCCATGCCCAGGTAATGGCTTGCTCTTTAAAGTAATCCCCTATGGAGAAATTTCCAAGCATCTCAAAGAACGTATGGTGTCTCCGTGTTTTTCCCACGTTTTCAATATCGTTCGTTCGGATGCATTTTTGGGCATTGACGATTCTGGGGTTTTCCGGAATAATCCTTCCGTCAAAATACGGCTTTAACGGGGCCATACCCGCATTGATCCAAAGCAGGGAAGCATCGTTATGAGGTACAAGAGAAGCACTGGGCTCAACTTTATGTCCCTTGCTTGCAAAGAAATTTAACCATTTGGAACGTATTTCACTAGCTTTCATAAAATTCCCTCCAACCTTTTCCATATTGATTCCAGCAAACAAAAAAACGCCCCTAACACAGCAGGGACGAAATGAATTCGCGGTACCACCCTGGTTATTGTCTTTCATGCCCCAAAAAAACGGCAGACAATCTCCTTGTGTGGACGATAACGGGTCCTTCCGGCGGGGTTACCGCACTCCGAAAGCAGCATTTCGGCAACCGTTCAGATAAAGGTTCTTTCAGCCAATTTCCAAATCCGGAAAAGGAACCTTCTCTCTGCAAACTGAAATGGAGGCCTACTTGATTTCTTCAACGTTTTTCAAAATATGCGATACGCAAATTATAAACAGCCGCTTGAAGACTGTCAACTGTACTAAACCGTTTTTCGGTTAATATAATACAGGCTCAGATGCTGCAGAATTACTTTAAATACGGCAAAGACAGGAACAGCCAGGATAAGACCAACAATCCCCGCCGCTTCCCCGCCTACAAGCAGAGCAAAAATAATCAGGAGCGGATGCATATGAAGAGTTCTGCCCACGACTTGGGGGGATATAAAATTGCCTTCAAGAATTTGTACTATGAGATTAATGACAGCCACAAGCAGGACCATTTTGAATGAGACTGTCGCCGCAACGACCAAAGCAGGTGCCGCCCCGAAAAAGGGTCCCAGATAGGGAATGATGTTGAATATCGCAACTACGGTTGCCAGCAACAGGGCATAAGGCATACCAATAACCCAGTATCCAATATAAGCCAATATGCCAATGATAAAACATACCAGCAGTTGACCCCGTATATAGTTACCGAGTGCCGTATCAATATCGACCAGTACCTTAATGATATGCTTGCGGTGTGAACGGGGAACAATGGCCAGTACGGCCTTCTCCATAAGCTGAAAATCTTTCAGCATGTAGAAAGCAAGGAAAGGAATAATAAAAGCGATAAAGAGCATATTGATCGTGCTGCCAATGCTTTCAACGGACTTCGTGATCCGTTCTGAAATGATATGTTGCAGTTTGAACAGAGCATCCTGAATCCCTGCCCGGACACTAGGCGGTAATAAAGGATGGTCGCTGAGCCCCTGCATAAGCGATTCTGCCCGCATTGTCAACTGCGGCATGTGCTCATTCAATTCTCCTAACTGCTTCACAAAGACGGGAGTCACATTCATGATGACAACCCATAGAGACGTGAAAAAAACTAAATAAATCATTAGTACGGCAACCGCCCTTGGGACCTTGCGCCCGTTCAAGAGATTGACTACCGGGTTTAATATGTAAGAAATAATAACAGCAATAATAAAAGGGGCAAGAACAGCTTTTAAAAACTTATAAAGGCCAGAGAAGACAGGCGATACCTGCAGAAGCATATAAATCACGAATAAACTAAGAAGAGCATAAACCAAGACCGCAAACCATCGCTGTTTCCAAAATTGCTGCATCTTTTCACTCACCCCGCGTGAAAGCATTGATACAGATAGTATATGTACAACCTGTACCAATTAACCCACCGATCTTTAAGGAGGGCTTATATTACAGCAGAATTTCTGGCATCAAGCAGCTTTCGGAATAAAAGGATAAACGTCTCTTTTTCCCCTGTTGTAAAAGCCTTGGTAAACCATTTATCCATCATCTGCAAATGATCTTCCACTAATTTTTCAAACATATCCTGGCCTTGCTGAGTCATGTAAATCATTACGTATCGGCGGTCGCCCGAATGATTGCGATCCCTTTTTATGTATCCTTTTTGTTCCAAAGAATCAAGAAGTCTCGTCGATGTAGCTAAAGTAATCAGCAAATGATTGGCAATATCACTAACATAGCATCTGCCCATACGGTGAATAAGTACTAAAGCTTGAAATTGGGGCAGGGTAATATCCGGTTGCAGATTTTTGAAGGTACTCCCCATAAACCGCAGCGTATCCAATAATTGAGCTACAAGTTTTGAGGTATTTTCTGATAATTTTATCTTCGCCGGTTGTTTAACATGATCGTAGTCTTGAGACATAGTATAACCTCATTTTCAGTAATAGTCTAAAAGTCCTAGTATAATTATACCATGTGTTTAGTAAATTCCTACTATATTCTTTCATTTATTCGAAAAAAGACACCGCTTCGAAAGTTACCTTCCAAAACGGTGTCCTCTGTTTATTTGAATTTGCGGGCATCCTTAAGACGGCAAATTCTGTTTCCTCTTATCAATTGGCATGTATATGCGGCATTTCTTCATCAAAGAACAAATCGTCCAGCGAACTGAGCGTTCCATCTTCTTCAACTTGATATACCGACATTTTATCTCCATTCACATTAAGTTCAATAAAACAACCCCAGCAATAAAACTGGTGAGATCCGATTTTGCCGATATCTTTGGAGTTACAATTTGGACAACGCATGTCATTTCACCCTATTCTTTTAAAAAATATCGTTTCGATTACAGTTTGACGCATGCGGCATGCTTTCGGTGCAACATGCTGATTTATGTCAGATTCATCTGTTTTACTTCCTTATTAGATTGGACAGGCACAATAATGGCATCCTCACCAATTTTCATCTCGTCCGGAAGAGGGAGCCACCTGCGCCCCTCCCTCAGATCAGAAATAAAACCTTCTGTCAGTTCCAAACCTACTACTTTTGTACCCACATTTTCATGGAAATAAACGTCTTCCAGTCTGCCAAGCTGTTGTCCGTTCACCGTCATTACCGGAAGGCCTCTTAAAGGAGATTGTCCCATCAGAATGACGGAATGAGGCAGAACTTCTTCCTCTGCCGAACGAACAACCCCCGAATGGGAGACCGTTACAGCATCTTGACCAAAAGCAAGTACATCCGACACACGAATATATTTCGTATCGGCAAGCCAGCTTTTAGACTCTAGCACTACCAGGCAGACATTCCAATCTTCATCCAGGCCAAAATCCTTGGCCGTACCGAGCTTTTTCCCCGTACTGACATCCATGACAGGCAGGCCGATCAAATCAAGAGCTTTGCGCAAAAGGAATTCTTACCTCCTTTTTATCCAGGAACTTTTCCCATGCGGTCAGCCCATGTCACTTATTTACGTATTCGTTTTACGATGGTTGCAGTTTTTTGGGCAGCCGTATGAATATTTTCTATAGAATTCCCCAAACCGAAACTGAAACGCACGGCAGAACCCATAACAGTTTCTGGAAGATCCATAGCACGGAGTACATGAGACAGTTCCAGGGAACCGGAGCTGCAAGCAGAACCGCTGGATGCGGCAATCCCTTCAAGGTCCAGATCCATAAGCAATGTTTCAGTCTCCATACCCGGGAAACTGACATTTAAAATATGAGGAACTCTTTGTACAGAATGACCATTTTCTACAAATCCATCACTGCTTAATTCACGAAGAAAATGATCGGTCATTACCTTGCGAAAATCTTCACAACTACTCCAAAACGAAGCCCGTTTTTCAGATATAAGTTTTAATGCTTCGGCAAAACCGACAATCCCCGCTACATGCTCAGTACCTGCCCTCTTATTACGTTCTTGGGCGCCACCCGTAAGCAGGGGAGAAAATTTGGTTCCCTTTGCCGCATACAGCAGGCCAATCCCTTTGGGTCCGTAAATCTTATGCCCTGAAAAAGACATCAAATCGACCGGTATTTCTGAAAGGTTCAGGTCAAGTTTTCCCAGGGCCTGGACCGCATCCACATGTATATAAATACCATGTCGCCGGGCAAGTTCACCTATTTCCTTGATAGGCTGGATAGTCCCAACCTCATTGTTCACCATCATAACACTGATAAGTACCGTACCGGGACGAATCGCAGCCTCAATATGTTCCGGGTGAACAAGACCTTCTCTGTCAACCGGTACATAAGTTACTTCTACCCCCAGTTTTTCCAGCTGTTCTGCCGGATGCAGGATAGCATGGTGTTCCATTTGTGTTGTAATCACATGCTTGCCGGGCTTGTCCTGTTCAGCAAATATAACTCCGAACAAAGCTGCGTTATTGCTTTCCGTCCCGCCACTGGTAAAAATCAGTTCGGAAGGATGACATCCGAGGAGTTCCGCCATAGCATCCCTGGAACGGTGAATAGCAGAACGCGCCGCTCTGCCGAAATGATGTATGCTTGAAGGATTCCCGAAATTTTCAGTTAAATAAGGCATCATAGCCTCCAGCACCTGCGGATGCAAAGGCGTGGTAGCTGCATGATCCAGATACATCAATTCCATATCGTTCACCTGAGTTCTAAATATAGAACATATAATTGTCGGTTTTGCCCTCATCCTCATAAGAAATGAGTGATGCCAGAGTAGTAGAATCCAAAACTTGGGCAATACTGTCTCTTATACGTATCCATAAATCCCGTTTAGCCGGGTCGTCTTCTTCTTCGAAATCAACTGGGCTGATAGGTCCTTCAAGTACACGGATAATCTGTCCAGTTGTGATCTGTTCGGCAGGCCGGGACAAAATATATCCGCCATAAGCACCACGGATACTCTTGACCAATCCTGCATTTCTTAAAGGAGCCACCAGTTGTTCCAAATAATGCTCTGATAACTGATGCTTCTCCGCTATGCTCTTCAGCGAGGTCGGACCTTCACCGTAACGAGCGGCAAGCTCCATCATAATCGTTAGCCCATAGCGGCCTTTGGTCGAAATCTTCAAAATAGCACCTCATTTACCCTATTCTATTCTTTTTTATTCTCAAGGGTATCCTCATTCATGTAAAACCATTCATAACTTCCGTATATTCCTTTATGTTAACACAAAACGCCTTTATTGGGTTACAAAAGAATGACATAATCATGAATCAATTTTATAATAGTACAGGATGACTTATGAATTATTTTAATTTTTTTCAGGAGACAGGTATAATAGAAATACATCCTGCAAAATCAAAGAAAGGAACCGACAGCTATGAATGCAAACAAACGTATTATTCTGGGCATGTCGGGCGGCGTAGATTCGTCTGTATCCGCTCTTTTGCTAAAGGAGCAAGGCTATGATGTCATCGGTGTATTCATGAAGAACTGGGACGATACGGTTGAATTTGGCCACTGCACAGCTGAAGAGGATGCGGAGGACGTCAGACGGGTCTGTGACCAAGTCGGCATACCCTTTTATACAGTCAATTTTGAAAAGCAATATATGGAGAAAGTATTCTCTTACTTCCTGAATGAATATAAGCGCGGACGGACCCCGAACCCGGACGTAATGTGCAACAGGGAGATTAAATTCGGTGAGTTCCTGCAAAAAGGCCTGGATCTGGGCGGGGATTATATTGCAACCGGCCATTATGCACGTGTAGAGGAAAGAAACGGAGAATATGTGCTCCTTAGAGGAAATGATCCCAATAAGGATCAGACCTATTTCCTGCATGCCCTGAACCAGTTTCAATTATCCAAGGCCATGTTTCCGATCGGGCACCTGCCGAAACCGGAGGTAAGAAAGCTCGCGGAAGAAGCCGGACTGGCTACCGCCAAAAAGAAAGACAGTACAGGGGTTTGCTTTATCGGTGAACGCAACTTCAAAGAGTTTTTGAGCAATTATTTGCCTGCCAAACCGGGAGAAATGCGCACATTGGAAGGAGAAGTAAAAGGCCGGCACGATGGTCTTATGTACTATACCCTCGGACAGCGGCAAGGTTTGGGCATCGGCGGGTCCGGTACCGGGGAGCCGTGGTTTGTGGCAGATAAAGACCTGCAAAACAATATTTTGTATGTGGTTCAAGGGGAGAAGCATCCCAGCCTGTACTCAACAGGCCTGTCTGCGACGGATGTGAATTGGATCAGCCCGGTTAAACCGGAAGGCCAATACCGCTGCACTGCCAAATTCCGCTACCGCCAGCCGGATCAGGGTGTCACGCTGACTATGGGGGCGGATAACACCTGTGAAGTCATCTTTGATGAACCGCAAAAAGCCGTAACTCCAGGACAATCTGTTGTATTCTATGATGGAGAAGTTTGCCTTGGGGGCGGGATAATCGATCAACTGCACAAAGTTAAATATTGATCTTTGCAAAATGGAAGTTAAATCATAAAAGCAGTTGGTGATTCTTGCGTTCCAAATCGGGTATGATGAATTTTTCGGCACCGGTTTTCAATAGCAACAACGGCGTATGGACTATGCTCCTACGCCGTTGTTCTTTTTTATTGAATAGTTAGTTTATTTACGTCTCTTCATCTGATTAATCCTCATCTTCGCTTCCATGCCCTGCTCAGAAGCAATGAAGAACTGCTCATTCTTCAGCTTGTCCGGCAAATACTGCTGTTCGACAAAATGGTGCGGATAATCATGGGGATATTTATATCCAATATGTCCCAGTTTCTCTGCACCACTGTAGTGGGCATCCCTTAAATGAAGGGGGACTTCCGCGGAGCCAATACGGTTCATAGCCTCCATAGCTTTGAAAATCGCCACTGGAATCGAGTTGGATTTGGGGCTTTCCACAGCGAACAGGATTGCCTGGGAAATAATATATTTCGACTCAGGCCAACCGATTTTATGATAGGCATCCATCGCTGAAACAGCCTGGACCATGGCCTGTGGATTGGCCAGCCCGATGTCCTCGCTGCAGGCGACTACCAGCCTGCGGATGAAGGTCATCGGGTCCATGCCCAGTTTCTCTACCGCGTAGAGAAACCAGAACAAGGCGGCGTCACTGGAGCCGCGCAAGCTCTTGTGGAAAGAGGACAATACGTCATACTGCGTGGATTCGTCCGCTTTCACAGTGGGACGGCGAATCGATTCCTCCGCTACCTCCAGCGTAATGTGAATCGAGCCGTCCCCCTGCGGCGCCGTCGTCAGCGCCGCCAGCTCGAGCGCATTGAGCGCACGGCGAATGTCCCCATTCGCCGTGCGGGCTATATGCGCGAGAGCCTCGTCCTCGGCTTCAATATCCATGAAGCCGAGGCCCCGCTCGCGGTCGGCCAGCGCCCGCCGCATCGCGAGCAGAGCATGCTCAGGCGTCAACGCCCTGAGCTGAAACAGCGTCGAGCGCGACAACAGAGCCCCGTTCACGTAGTGAAACGGGTTCTCTGTCGTCGCGCCGATGAATACGATGATGCCCTGCTCAACGGCGGGCAGCAGAGCATCCTGGCGGGCACTGTTGAAACGGTGCACCTCATCCAGGAACAAAATCGTCTTCCGTCCGTACAGAGCCTTTGTCTGTTTGGCCTGTTCAATTACTTCCCGGACATCCTTCACGGAAGCATCTACAGCGTTCAGCTTTACAAATTGGCCCTGAGTCCTTTTTGAAATGATGTTTGCGAGTGTAGTTTTCCCGGTTCCCGGGGGACCGTATAACAAGATAGAAGTTACCTGATCCGCCTCAATCGCTCTGCGAAGCAGCTTCCCCGGACCGACAATATGCTCCTGGCCTATATATTCATCCAGTCCGGTTGGTCTCATCCGGTCTGCCAGCAGCTTGTTTTCTCCGCGCTGTTCTTCCGCGTAACTGAATAAATCCATGTGGTCTATCCCT
This Paenibacillus larvae subsp. larvae DNA region includes the following protein-coding sequences:
- a CDS encoding AI-2E family transporter, producing MQQFWKQRWFAVLVYALLSLFVIYMLLQVSPVFSGLYKFLKAVLAPFIIAVIISYILNPVVNLLNGRKVPRAVAVLMIYLVFFTSLWVVIMNVTPVFVKQLGELNEHMPQLTMRAESLMQGLSDHPLLPPSVRAGIQDALFKLQHIISERITKSVESIGSTINMLFIAFIIPFLAFYMLKDFQLMEKAVLAIVPRSHRKHIIKVLVDIDTALGNYIRGQLLVCFIIGILAYIGYWVIGMPYALLLATVVAIFNIIPYLGPFFGAAPALVVAATVSFKMVLLVAVINLIVQILEGNFISPQVVGRTLHMHPLLIIFALLVGGEAAGIVGLILAVPVFAVFKVILQHLSLYYINRKTV
- a CDS encoding replication-associated recombination protein A, with the protein product MDLFSYAEEQRGENKLLADRMRPTGLDEYIGQEHIVGPGKLLRRAIEADQVTSILLYGPPGTGKTTLANIISKRTQGQFVKLNAVDASVKDVREVIEQAKQTKALYGRKTILFLDEVHRFNSARQDALLPAVEQGIIVFIGATTENPFHYVNGALLSRSTLFQLRALTPEHALLAMRRALADRERGLGFMDIEAEDEALAHIARTANGDIRRALNALELAALTTAPQGDGSIHITLEVAEESIRRPTVKADESTQYDVLSSFHKSLRGSSDAALFWFLYAVEKLGMDPMTFIRRLVVACSEDIGLANPQAMVQAVSAMDAYHKIGWPESKYIISQAILFAVESPKSNSIPVAIFKAMEAMNRIGSAEVPLHLRDAHYSGAEKLGHIGYKYPHDYPHHFVEQQYLPDKLKNEQFFIASEQGMEAKMRINQMKRRK
- the mnmA gene encoding tRNA 2-thiouridine(34) synthase MnmA, with the translated sequence MNANKRIILGMSGGVDSSVSALLLKEQGYDVIGVFMKNWDDTVEFGHCTAEEDAEDVRRVCDQVGIPFYTVNFEKQYMEKVFSYFLNEYKRGRTPNPDVMCNREIKFGEFLQKGLDLGGDYIATGHYARVEERNGEYVLLRGNDPNKDQTYFLHALNQFQLSKAMFPIGHLPKPEVRKLAEEAGLATAKKKDSTGVCFIGERNFKEFLSNYLPAKPGEMRTLEGEVKGRHDGLMYYTLGQRQGLGIGGSGTGEPWFVADKDLQNNILYVVQGEKHPSLYSTGLSATDVNWISPVKPEGQYRCTAKFRYRQPDQGVTLTMGADNTCEVIFDEPQKAVTPGQSVVFYDGEVCLGGGIIDQLHKVKY
- the cymR gene encoding cysteine metabolism transcriptional regulator CymR; this translates as MKISTKGRYGLTIMMELAARYGEGPTSLKSIAEKHQLSEHYLEQLVAPLRNAGLVKSIRGAYGGYILSRPAEQITTGQIIRVLEGPISPVDFEEEDDPAKRDLWIRIRDSIAQVLDSTTLASLISYEDEGKTDNYMFYI
- a CDS encoding PRC-barrel domain-containing protein, whose product is MRKALDLIGLPVMDVSTGKKLGTAKDFGLDEDWNVCLVVLESKSWLADTKYIRVSDVLAFGQDAVTVSHSGVVRSAEEEVLPHSVILMGQSPLRGLPVMTVNGQQLGRLEDVYFHENVGTKVVGLELTEGFISDLREGRRWLPLPDEMKIGEDAIIVPVQSNKEVKQMNLT
- a CDS encoding cysteine desulfurase family protein; translated protein: MELMYLDHAATTPLHPQVLEAMMPYLTENFGNPSSIHHFGRAARSAIHRSRDAMAELLGCHPSELIFTSGGTESNNAALFGVIFAEQDKPGKHVITTQMEHHAILHPAEQLEKLGVEVTYVPVDREGLVHPEHIEAAIRPGTVLISVMMVNNEVGTIQPIKEIGELARRHGIYIHVDAVQALGKLDLNLSEIPVDLMSFSGHKIYGPKGIGLLYAAKGTKFSPLLTGGAQERNKRAGTEHVAGIVGFAEALKLISEKRASFWSSCEDFRKVMTDHFLRELSSDGFVENGHSVQRVPHILNVSFPGMETETLLMDLDLEGIAASSGSACSSGSLELSHVLRAMDLPETVMGSAVRFSFGLGNSIENIHTAAQKTATIVKRIRK
- a CDS encoding MarR family winged helix-turn-helix transcriptional regulator, encoding MSQDYDHVKQPAKIKLSENTSKLVAQLLDTLRFMGSTFKNLQPDITLPQFQALVLIHRMGRCYVSDIANHLLITLATSTRLLDSLEQKGYIKRDRNHSGDRRYVMIYMTQQGQDMFEKLVEDHLQMMDKWFTKAFTTGEKETFILLFRKLLDARNSAVI